A section of the Styela clava chromosome 9, kaStyClav1.hap1.2, whole genome shotgun sequence genome encodes:
- the LOC120339805 gene encoding uncharacterized protein LOC120339805, with product MDSLNTPNSNSRKLSNHSAMDKLKKKRKKKKKTKEGKRSSASSASASGSPDSSGMLKTQASYSSPSILEQSNTYSDKHENCIKVNECLRWPAHSLYQDNAFRSEIVGKFPVPGTTDEEEQERIEIYKMNRRKRYIAAQQALIDKYPDVAVYASSSGSNSSQDINKEERLHSGSNSIISPAVPSTYRSTNASPDSKSLDKEINPRYFSNTEVPLVLSKANGVVVSAPKREVLSV from the coding sequence ATGGATTCATTGAACACACCGAACAGTAATTCAAGAAAACTCTCCAATCACAGCGCAATggacaaattgaagaaaaaacggaagaaaaaaaagaaaactaaaGAAGGAAAAAGATCTTCGGCCTCAAGCGCATCTGCGAGTGGAAGTCCAGATTCTAGCGGAATGCTGAAAACGCAAGCATCATATTCCAGTCCTTCAATATTAGAACAATCAAATACTTATTCTGACAAACACGAAAACTGTATCAAAGTAAATGAATGTCTACGTTGGCCCGCACATAGCTTATATCAAGACAACGCATTTCGTTCTGAAATTGTCGGGAAATTTCCAGTCCCTGGAACAACAGACGAAGAAGAACAAGAAAGAattgaaatttacaaaatgaatcgCAGAAAGCGTTACATTGCAGCACAGCAGGCTTTAATAGATAAGTACCCTGACGTTGCCGTGTATGCTTCCTCTAGTGGAAGTAACAGCAGTCAAGATATAAATAAAGAAGAAAGACTCCATAGTGGCAGCAATAGTATTATTTCCCCAGCAGTTCCAAGCACTTATAGATCAACGAATGCCTCACCAGATTCTAAATCTCTGGATAAAGAAATTAATCCGAGGTACTTTTCAAACACTGAAGTTCCGCTTGTTTTGTCAAAAGCTAATGGAGTTGTTGTGTCTGCTCCAAAAAGAGAAGTATTGTCTGTATAG